The Nicotiana tabacum cultivar K326 chromosome 14, ASM71507v2, whole genome shotgun sequence genome contains a region encoding:
- the LOC107765323 gene encoding E3 ubiquitin-protein ligase PRT1 — protein MENGQENHENIQTEEIPDEFQCCVCLELLYKPVVLGCGHIACFWCIFKSMNTLMESNCPICRHPYHHFPSVCRLMHFLLVKLYPLDSARREKQVAEEEKEVGYFSPQFDDYLSESCGKTDLVLDTASLHSIPSQKCGSAGEGEHSSVVFPAISCSETKEDAKSKNLNFADEHTSASSKQVLITDLLCGICKLLLYRPVVLNCGHVYCENCVINPSDKLCRCPGCQLEHPNGYPNVCLVLEHFLEEQFPKLYAERKSASVDRSNRQIPATRDQDEAASCKSLPKFDLSTWLTGGGPQVHFGVGCDYCGMYPIVGERYKCKDCKEKIGFDLCEGCYKSSSKLPGRFNQQHTPEHQFDLIQPLQVRNVVLRLQPERLEEDGSIGLLEYIEEDSSVEVEPQHAEEDSSETNSPRDDLRDGQAGNISSNDTREDQGSANRN, from the exons ATGGAAAATGGCCAAGAAAATCATGAAAACATTCAAACTGAAGAAATCCCAGATGAATTTCAATGCTGTGTTTGCCT ggAACTTTTGTATAAACCAGTTGTGCTAG GGTGTGGCCACATTGCTTGTTTCTGGTGTATATTTAAGTCCATGAATACTTTGATGGAGTCAAACTGTCCCATTTGTCGTCACCCTTATCATCATTTCCCTAGTGTGTGTAGATTGATGCACTTTTTGCTTGTAAAGTTGTACCCTTTAGACAGTGCAAGAAGGGAAAAACAAGTGGCAG AGGAGGAGAAGGAAGTAGGATATTTTTCACCTCAGTTTGATGATTATTTATCAGAATCCTGTGGCAAGACCGATCTTGTTCTAGACACGGCTTCACTTCATTCCATCCCTTCACAGAAATGTGGATCAGCAGGGGAAGGAGAGCATTCCTCAGTAGTTTTTCCTGCAATATCATGTTCTGAAACCAAAGAGGATGCAAAGTCAAAGAATCTTAATTTTGCAGATGAGCATACAAGTGCAAGCAGTAAGCAAGTGCTTATCACAGATTTGCTTTGTGGGATCTGCAAACTGTTGTTGTACCGACCTGTAGTTCTTAACTGTGGCCATG TTTATTGTGAAAATTGTGTGATCAATCCTAGCGACAAGCTATGTAGATGTCCAGGTTGCCAACTGGAGCATCCAAATGGATACCCCAACGTTTGCTTGGTTCTTGAGCACTTCTTAGAAGAGCAATTTCCCAAGCTGTATGCAGAAAGGAAAAGCGCATCAGTGGATAGATCTAATCGTCAGATTCCAGCAACAC GAGATCAGGACGAAGCTGCTAGTTGCAAATCACTACCTAAATTTGATCTTTCAACATGGTTAACGGGTGGAGGACCGCAGGTTCATTTTGGAGTCGGTTGTGATTATTGTGGG ATGTATCCTATTGTTGGGGAACGATACAAATGCAAAGACTGTAAGGAGAAAATAGGGTTCGACCTTTGTGAGGGGTGCTATAAAAGCTCCTCGAAGCTCCCTGGCAGGTTTAATCAGCAACACACACCAGAACACCAATTTGATCTAATACAGCCACTTCAAGTGAGAAATGTGGTACTGAGGCTTCAACCTGAACGACTTGAAGAGGACGGCTCCATTGGCCTGCTTGAATATATCGAGGAGGACAGTTCTGTTGAGGTTGAGCCACAGCACGCGGAAGAAGATTCCTCAGAGACCAACTCTCCGCGAGATGACTTAAGAGATGGTCAAGCAGGGAACATATCCTCAAATGACACTAGAGAAGATCAAGGATCTGCAAACAGAAACTAG